A stretch of the Brevundimonas sp. MF30-B genome encodes the following:
- a CDS encoding glycosyltransferase, whose protein sequence is MSWGKTIKRGLRRLGVLPDVRRSPPDPLRETRRLKRIRAENARDAGDWAEAARFYGEALEGDQDDVSNRVQYGHALKECGRLAEAEAAYRRAISLRPADADTYLHLGHVLKMQHRPEDAKQAYADALAWSPDLAAARDELIGLGGRGRLPHHAWGRDAATERLGQLGQTLAAVRHLAGEWRLAGSYPVQAWDAFRRDHPLTPPPAWAETAPGVHVIVNAADAPPSDLRATLHSLLNQAAAEWTAVVVCGPQMRDHPVAGLASRDARISFDHAVSTSPESPRLLMEAGVVLEPYALAWLTQAWMRTGALAVYADHDSHSRHWREGRACFDPALYAAPDADDLATTPVVPSIVLTAPSAVVAPPQADVDARRSALVAAARQGAAAHLPRVLSSVWRDGPAADLPFESGLKTELPPGPEPLNGRILVVIPTRDAADMLRACVDSLIAKAAEPERVELLIVDNRSQDAATAALLDDWAASGRARVVTHDEPFNWARINNRAVAGLDPAMLVFANNDVEALSSGWDARLRQTLARPEIGLVGARLLYPDGTLQHAGVVLGRGEGRPIHEGLHSRPGEPGPLARWIRPRAVAAVTGAFMAVRREVFELLGGFDEGLAVGYNDMDLCLKARAQGLRVLYDPALVLTHHESKTRGFNDGGERTRWDDDELTDLHRRWGQALFTDMSLNPQWVSAHSRVFDGYRDLGPRETIEWLMRSARPDPWRILDEDREASDGASRQA, encoded by the coding sequence ATGAGCTGGGGCAAGACCATCAAGCGCGGCCTGCGGCGCCTGGGCGTTCTGCCCGATGTCCGACGGTCTCCGCCCGACCCGTTGCGGGAGACCCGACGCCTCAAGCGCATCCGCGCCGAGAACGCTCGAGACGCCGGTGACTGGGCCGAGGCCGCGCGATTCTACGGCGAGGCGCTGGAAGGCGACCAAGACGATGTGTCCAATCGCGTGCAGTACGGGCACGCGCTCAAGGAATGTGGCCGGCTGGCCGAGGCAGAGGCCGCCTATCGCCGGGCGATATCTTTGAGGCCTGCGGACGCCGACACCTATCTGCATCTTGGCCACGTGTTGAAGATGCAGCATCGCCCCGAAGACGCCAAACAGGCCTACGCCGACGCTCTCGCCTGGAGCCCGGACCTGGCCGCCGCGCGCGACGAATTGATCGGCCTGGGCGGACGGGGCCGACTGCCGCACCATGCCTGGGGGCGCGACGCAGCCACCGAGCGCCTTGGCCAGTTAGGCCAAACGCTGGCCGCCGTCCGGCATCTGGCCGGCGAATGGCGGCTGGCCGGCAGCTACCCCGTGCAGGCCTGGGACGCCTTTCGGCGTGACCACCCGCTGACGCCGCCCCCGGCCTGGGCCGAAACGGCGCCGGGCGTGCATGTGATCGTCAACGCCGCCGACGCCCCGCCCTCCGATCTACGCGCCACGCTGCACAGCCTGCTGAACCAAGCCGCCGCCGAGTGGACGGCGGTGGTCGTCTGCGGCCCCCAGATGCGGGATCATCCCGTCGCCGGCCTGGCCTCGCGCGACGCCCGGATATCGTTCGACCACGCCGTCTCGACCAGCCCGGAAAGCCCGCGCCTGCTGATGGAGGCCGGCGTCGTTCTCGAGCCATACGCCCTGGCCTGGCTGACCCAGGCGTGGATGCGTACGGGCGCGCTGGCCGTCTACGCGGACCACGACAGCCACAGCCGTCACTGGCGCGAAGGGCGAGCCTGCTTCGATCCCGCCCTCTACGCGGCGCCGGACGCAGACGACCTGGCGACGACGCCGGTCGTTCCCTCGATCGTGCTGACCGCCCCATCCGCGGTGGTGGCGCCCCCGCAGGCGGACGTCGATGCGCGGCGCAGCGCGCTCGTCGCCGCAGCCCGGCAGGGTGCCGCGGCTCATCTGCCGCGCGTTCTGTCCAGCGTCTGGCGTGACGGGCCGGCGGCGGACCTGCCGTTCGAATCCGGACTGAAAACGGAATTGCCGCCAGGGCCAGAGCCTCTGAACGGCCGCATCCTGGTCGTCATTCCCACGCGTGATGCGGCTGACATGCTGCGCGCCTGTGTCGACAGTCTGATCGCCAAGGCCGCCGAGCCCGAGCGTGTGGAGCTGCTCATCGTCGACAACCGCAGCCAGGACGCCGCCACCGCCGCCCTGCTGGACGACTGGGCCGCATCGGGGCGCGCCAGGGTCGTCACACACGACGAGCCCTTCAACTGGGCCCGGATCAACAACCGGGCGGTGGCGGGCCTCGACCCCGCGATGCTCGTGTTCGCCAACAACGACGTGGAGGCCCTGTCCTCAGGTTGGGACGCGCGTCTTCGCCAGACATTGGCTCGCCCTGAAATCGGCCTGGTCGGCGCGCGGCTGCTTTACCCGGACGGCACGCTTCAGCACGCCGGGGTGGTGTTGGGCCGCGGGGAGGGACGGCCGATCCACGAGGGCCTGCACAGCCGTCCTGGCGAGCCCGGTCCTCTCGCGCGCTGGATTCGGCCGCGCGCTGTCGCGGCGGTGACGGGAGCGTTCATGGCGGTCCGCCGGGAGGTCTTCGAGCTGTTGGGCGGCTTCGACGAAGGGCTGGCGGTTGGCTACAACGACATGGATCTGTGTCTTAAGGCGCGCGCGCAGGGGCTGCGCGTCCTCTACGATCCTGCCCTGGTCCTGACCCATCACGAGTCAAAGACGCGGGGCTTCAATGACGGCGGAGAACGGACCCGATGGGACGACGATGAACTGACAGACCTTCATCGCCGCTGGGGCCAGGCCTTGTTCACGGACATGTCGTTGAACCCTCAATGGGTGTCTGCGCACTCAAGAGTGTTCGACGGCTATCGCGACCTCGGCCCCCGGGAGACGATCGAGTGGCTGATGCGCTCAGCCAGGCCCGACCCCTGGCGTATTCTCGACGAAGACCGAGAGGCCTCGGACGGCGCGTCCCGTCAAGCCTGA
- a CDS encoding glycosyltransferase — protein sequence MSDLLVRTLKAVAGRGRDADDRQAARLFLGTDEKGALIAETRGRLDAVRSVMSTDRFARSADDPDFGRGETLGKAVRSWASALPLLPATRGAIETAPDRRAVLSALFADPEFLSAVMGGRRFAFSPASFLPARDVSETEMKFVDRLLDRRSALIDSRWLQRWGLDGLDQAEALIRYGDLDWFSANPLFDADWYAVRFNVQAKGWFERLQDYVETGEGEGRPPNPFVNPSAFLRAHGDLPAIVLQNRLDGWLEHLIARDVAERRSGASHFDADFYGSQVAAKTWAAHGSPFAHYVQEGWRLGRQPNPVFDELWYLRAHPEALRAVSAGAWPNAFAHFIQEGEAQGLRPSPFFDADAYLDCHPDLKQVKGLNPFWHYWSNGRREGRDMRDGVAAATGRVFRRRLPTQCDLIDNGRWRVHDLRPEAVLEAARGPVLPNLADAILDQRLDDEAARLVALKALTELGQAQARIEHGAEQHIHVGDVNRLYVSGYASLGPLTLKAVRTRSPDVRGGCEFFTHASLHEVDAVAWLGGAGARPQTGFLAWFAFSAADLSPGDRSLNLEFVFEGAEGVELVANAAIAVHVHPRPERSRSRAPVQVAMASYNPPMGPFRAQVDSILANKGVHLVISDDASPKGGASLAQFADHPRVDIDVNRANTGFIINFERSLYMCSEHARTILFSDQDDLWRPDKVEALLEALAPTGVVCAFSDMRVTKDDGEIISPTFWNSRTVHHFDPLTVGVANTVTGAAAAFPADLARMLTPFPRYTSGLYHDQWLAVLSAAVGRIGYVDRPLYDYIQHGGNVLGFSGSRLTDTAKWPYVVRRLRRALRTGRADSSDVEHVAVALSQTVGVLQRFVMWREALTRAPVWSDARVRRLAEQACDAIAGRPYDAVALKRGFARLARRAGGERGLLSIDALIEAMLLARGLVDAGVVSARDLARFIKAKGDAQRCFDRRVSDRTRTDFERKIEPLNARAVDGPADLRLNLFLPELTLGHFFGGYHSKISLITRLRERGVPTRLILVDEPRVDADAVSEIVGAFPELRRGLDESLIEAVGLRDRPLDVGPGDALMATTWWSAHLVEGLRHQLGRDRFLYFIQEFEPYTFSLGTWYRAAEQTYGFPHDAVFSTEILEGFFRDQRTGVFAPDRRDARSLPFRNPITGLREIKRVPLTPARRPRLLFYARPQPTEARNMYDFGLAALKLAAAELGPLLNGWELIGVGSDRNAEMDLGSERTLRLIKKLDSYSYREMLASSDVGLALMYTPHPSLVPLEMAAAGLVTVTNACMSKTAATLAGVSPLLRVAEPNVEAIAAELCTSVRQVLSGAAAASGVDWPTSPQEAFDDVWLERFVELAERSLKSA from the coding sequence TTGTCCGACCTCCTTGTCCGAACTCTGAAGGCCGTGGCGGGACGCGGCCGGGACGCCGATGACCGCCAAGCGGCGCGGCTGTTTCTTGGAACTGACGAAAAGGGCGCGCTGATCGCGGAAACCAGGGGCCGGCTGGATGCGGTTCGGTCCGTGATGTCCACCGACCGCTTCGCCAGAAGCGCTGATGACCCGGACTTCGGACGCGGCGAAACCTTGGGCAAGGCTGTTCGGTCCTGGGCGTCGGCCTTGCCTCTTCTGCCCGCGACGCGCGGCGCCATAGAGACCGCTCCGGATCGTCGCGCCGTCCTGTCGGCGTTGTTCGCAGACCCGGAATTCTTGTCCGCTGTGATGGGCGGCCGCAGGTTCGCCTTTTCACCGGCGAGCTTCCTTCCGGCCCGCGACGTTTCCGAAACGGAGATGAAGTTCGTCGATCGGCTGCTTGACCGGCGATCCGCCTTGATTGACTCCCGCTGGCTGCAGCGGTGGGGCCTGGACGGTTTGGATCAGGCGGAGGCGCTGATCCGCTATGGCGATCTGGACTGGTTCAGCGCCAATCCGCTTTTCGATGCAGACTGGTACGCCGTGCGGTTCAATGTTCAAGCCAAGGGATGGTTTGAGAGACTGCAGGACTATGTCGAGACCGGCGAGGGTGAAGGCCGGCCGCCCAACCCCTTCGTCAACCCGAGTGCATTTCTCCGCGCCCACGGGGATCTGCCTGCGATCGTGCTCCAGAACCGGCTGGACGGCTGGCTTGAGCATCTGATTGCTCGGGATGTGGCGGAACGGCGCAGCGGCGCCTCGCACTTCGACGCGGACTTCTACGGCAGTCAGGTCGCCGCCAAGACCTGGGCGGCGCATGGCTCGCCCTTCGCTCACTATGTCCAGGAGGGCTGGCGGCTCGGGCGCCAGCCCAACCCCGTGTTCGACGAGCTCTGGTACCTGCGCGCCCACCCCGAAGCGCTGCGCGCCGTGTCCGCCGGCGCCTGGCCCAACGCCTTCGCGCATTTCATTCAGGAGGGGGAAGCCCAGGGGCTGCGTCCCTCGCCGTTCTTCGACGCTGACGCCTATCTCGACTGTCATCCGGACCTCAAGCAGGTCAAGGGTCTGAATCCGTTCTGGCACTACTGGTCGAACGGACGGCGAGAGGGGCGGGACATGCGAGACGGAGTCGCGGCCGCCACCGGCCGCGTTTTCCGTCGCCGCCTGCCCACCCAATGCGACCTAATCGACAACGGGCGCTGGCGTGTGCACGATCTTCGGCCCGAAGCCGTGCTGGAGGCCGCACGAGGGCCCGTGCTGCCGAACCTGGCGGACGCCATTCTGGACCAACGGCTGGACGATGAGGCCGCCCGACTTGTTGCGCTGAAGGCCCTGACGGAGTTGGGACAGGCGCAGGCGCGCATCGAGCACGGGGCTGAGCAGCACATCCACGTCGGCGACGTGAACCGACTTTACGTCAGCGGCTACGCTTCGCTCGGCCCACTGACGCTGAAGGCTGTCCGCACCCGCTCGCCGGACGTGCGCGGCGGATGCGAGTTCTTCACCCACGCCAGCCTGCACGAGGTGGACGCGGTCGCCTGGCTGGGCGGGGCCGGCGCGCGCCCACAGACCGGATTCCTGGCCTGGTTCGCCTTTTCGGCAGCCGATCTCTCACCCGGCGATCGCAGCCTCAATCTGGAGTTCGTCTTCGAGGGCGCCGAGGGCGTCGAACTGGTCGCCAACGCCGCGATAGCGGTGCACGTCCATCCCCGGCCGGAGCGCAGTCGAAGCCGCGCGCCAGTGCAGGTTGCGATGGCCAGCTACAATCCGCCCATGGGGCCTTTCCGGGCGCAGGTGGACAGCATCCTGGCCAACAAGGGCGTGCATCTGGTCATCTCGGATGACGCTTCTCCCAAGGGCGGGGCCAGCCTGGCTCAGTTCGCCGACCATCCGCGCGTCGACATCGACGTGAACCGCGCCAACACTGGCTTCATAATCAACTTCGAGCGCAGCCTTTACATGTGCTCGGAGCACGCACGGACGATCCTGTTCTCAGACCAGGACGATCTGTGGCGGCCGGACAAGGTCGAAGCCCTGCTCGAAGCCCTGGCCCCGACGGGTGTGGTCTGCGCCTTCTCCGACATGCGGGTCACGAAGGACGACGGCGAGATCATATCTCCGACGTTCTGGAACAGCCGCACGGTCCATCATTTTGATCCCCTGACCGTCGGCGTGGCCAATACGGTGACGGGCGCCGCGGCAGCTTTTCCAGCCGATCTCGCGCGGATGCTGACGCCGTTTCCGCGCTACACTAGCGGCCTGTATCACGACCAGTGGCTTGCCGTGCTGAGCGCGGCGGTCGGTCGGATCGGCTATGTGGATCGCCCGCTCTACGACTATATCCAGCACGGCGGAAATGTCCTTGGGTTCAGCGGGTCGCGTCTGACCGACACGGCCAAGTGGCCCTATGTGGTGCGCCGGCTGCGTCGCGCGCTGCGGACCGGACGGGCGGATTCGTCCGATGTGGAGCATGTCGCCGTCGCCCTGTCGCAGACCGTCGGCGTCCTGCAGCGTTTCGTCATGTGGCGCGAGGCGCTGACGCGCGCCCCGGTGTGGAGCGACGCCCGAGTTCGCCGTCTGGCCGAACAGGCCTGCGACGCCATTGCGGGTCGGCCGTACGACGCCGTCGCCCTGAAACGCGGCTTCGCCCGACTGGCGCGGCGGGCGGGCGGCGAGCGCGGCCTCCTGTCGATCGACGCCCTGATCGAAGCCATGCTGCTGGCGCGCGGTCTGGTCGACGCGGGCGTCGTTTCAGCGCGAGACCTGGCCCGTTTCATCAAGGCCAAGGGCGACGCCCAGCGCTGTTTCGACCGCCGGGTCTCGGACCGGACCCGCACCGATTTCGAACGCAAGATCGAACCCCTGAACGCCCGAGCGGTCGATGGGCCGGCGGATCTGCGGCTGAACCTGTTCCTACCCGAACTGACGCTGGGCCACTTCTTCGGCGGCTATCACAGCAAGATTTCGCTGATCACGAGGCTGCGCGAGCGCGGCGTGCCGACGCGCCTGATCCTGGTGGACGAACCGCGGGTCGACGCCGACGCCGTGTCGGAGATCGTGGGCGCTTTTCCCGAACTCAGGCGAGGGCTGGACGAGAGCCTGATCGAGGCCGTCGGGCTGCGCGATCGACCGCTGGACGTCGGGCCCGGGGACGCGCTCATGGCCACCACCTGGTGGTCGGCCCATCTGGTCGAAGGGTTGCGCCACCAGTTGGGTCGTGACCGCTTCCTGTACTTCATCCAAGAATTCGAGCCCTACACCTTTTCGCTGGGAACCTGGTACCGGGCGGCGGAGCAGACCTACGGCTTTCCGCATGACGCCGTCTTCTCGACCGAAATCCTGGAAGGCTTCTTCCGCGATCAGAGGACGGGCGTCTTCGCGCCCGATCGCCGCGACGCGCGGTCGTTGCCTTTCCGAAACCCCATCACGGGGCTTCGCGAGATCAAGCGCGTTCCCTTGACGCCCGCGCGGCGCCCGCGTCTGCTTTTCTACGCCCGGCCTCAACCGACCGAGGCGCGCAACATGTACGATTTCGGTCTGGCCGCGTTGAAACTTGCGGCCGCCGAACTGGGGCCGCTTCTCAATGGATGGGAGCTGATCGGCGTCGGCTCGGACCGGAATGCGGAGATGGACCTGGGGTCGGAGCGGACCCTGCGGCTGATCAAGAAGCTGGACAGCTACAGCTATCGGGAAATGCTGGCCTCGTCCGACGTGGGGCTGGCGCTGATGTACACGCCGCACCCCAGCTTGGTGCCCCTGGAGATGGCTGCGGCGGGCCTGGTGACGGTCACCAACGCCTGCATGTCGAAAACGGCGGCCACGCTTGCCGGCGTATCGCCGTTGCTGAGGGTCGCGGAACCGAACGTGGAGGCGATCGCGGCGGAACTCTGCACATCCGTGCGTCAGGTGCTGTCAGGCGCGGCGGCCGCCAGCGGCGTCGACTGGCCCACCAGCCCCCAAGAGGCTTTCGATGACGTTTGGCTGGAACGTTTTGTGGAACTGGCCGAACGGAGTCTGAAGTCGGCGTGA
- a CDS encoding tetratricopeptide repeat protein, producing the protein MKRRIKRTIKALKSRLNASRRDGPRQQGDRARDRGDWATAADLYSRHLRAAPDDFDIWVQLGHAMKETGRLDQAEAAYVKAALLRPRDADLWLMRGHLARLRNDEHTAARHYAESYSIAGDPRAREERDRSRERALGQTSSAGSGAPALRRVGALEVLEGGRIKGWAIDPDRPGAPVALEVLIDGLPSASAAAELTHAEQPAARRFEIDLSTQLDLAARPEVEVRLSRTGETLDGFPIVFGMPERLREWSQRPPIVRSDEEVDGRVSFVMLEPWTAERGAQLTAALKRQTHAEWELLALVDADCKPARRPDRRIRLILQSDAGGAYDPLFTQSKGNWIVPLQPGQTPEPELAHRLLEAFAEGADTVMTDVALHGPNSDAPGGFTAHPAWSPEAFLADVAAPRLAGFSADALRRAGGYRPDASLPFADMLLRACEKSRTITQVPALLARSPYPTPPSAADVAATQAAALRRQARENHLEPASDGRGAQPLEIADALLVVVEADRRLDEIEPRLRLAWREAGAAGQVVLLDPYARTALEAEQVRGIDGRLSYIRCTPDDRTVALNALLSERASQFDSAVLIGEGVKPEPGAARRLAAWLRACPQAALAAGVVLDGVGRCEGIGVIAGPGGGLAPAWSGRLLAEAGPDGRRARRCTGASLDLAAVRTAVFTQGGGFSSHLSGLWRDVDLALRLEPTGWSILVDPEAVARRIGDPAELDAEMARWFRHRWSQRLAAQDPFYSPLLSSDLTHRTGTLEYVWSAGRRTSREGPADLGQARPRLSPSSYPVAA; encoded by the coding sequence ATGAAGCGACGCATCAAGCGAACCATCAAGGCGCTGAAATCGCGGCTGAACGCCTCGCGGCGCGATGGCCCCCGCCAGCAGGGTGATCGCGCCCGCGATCGCGGCGACTGGGCGACAGCGGCCGACTTGTACAGCCGCCATCTCAGGGCGGCGCCCGATGATTTCGACATCTGGGTCCAGCTTGGCCACGCCATGAAGGAGACCGGCCGGCTGGATCAGGCCGAAGCGGCCTATGTCAAGGCGGCGCTGCTGCGTCCTCGCGACGCCGATCTTTGGCTCATGCGCGGCCATCTCGCTCGACTGCGCAATGATGAGCACACTGCAGCGAGACACTACGCCGAGAGCTATTCAATCGCCGGCGATCCCCGCGCTCGGGAAGAGCGCGACCGCAGCCGTGAAAGAGCGCTCGGACAAACCAGTTCGGCAGGCTCAGGCGCTCCGGCTTTGCGACGCGTGGGCGCCCTCGAGGTTCTCGAGGGCGGACGCATCAAGGGGTGGGCCATTGATCCGGATCGGCCGGGCGCGCCGGTGGCGCTTGAGGTGCTGATCGATGGCCTGCCCAGCGCGTCGGCCGCGGCCGAACTGACCCATGCCGAACAACCGGCAGCGCGGCGGTTCGAGATCGATCTCTCGACGCAGCTGGATCTTGCTGCGCGGCCGGAAGTCGAGGTCCGCCTGTCGCGCACAGGCGAGACCCTCGACGGGTTTCCAATAGTCTTCGGCATGCCGGAACGACTGCGCGAGTGGAGCCAACGCCCGCCGATCGTGCGCTCGGACGAAGAAGTCGACGGCCGCGTCTCCTTTGTCATGCTTGAGCCCTGGACGGCCGAGCGCGGAGCACAGCTGACCGCAGCCCTCAAGCGGCAAACCCACGCCGAGTGGGAGCTGCTGGCGCTTGTCGATGCGGATTGTAAGCCGGCGCGGCGCCCGGATCGCCGCATCCGGCTTATCCTCCAATCCGATGCCGGCGGCGCCTACGACCCCCTGTTTACGCAGAGCAAGGGGAACTGGATCGTGCCGCTTCAACCCGGGCAGACTCCGGAGCCGGAACTGGCGCACCGCCTGCTGGAGGCCTTCGCCGAAGGGGCGGACACGGTCATGACCGACGTCGCCCTGCATGGTCCGAATTCCGATGCACCCGGTGGATTCACGGCCCATCCCGCTTGGTCGCCGGAAGCCTTTCTCGCCGATGTCGCTGCGCCTCGTCTGGCCGGGTTCAGCGCCGATGCGTTGCGGCGCGCCGGAGGATATCGCCCCGACGCGTCGCTGCCCTTCGCCGACATGCTGCTCCGGGCTTGCGAAAAGTCCCGCACCATCACTCAGGTTCCGGCCCTGCTTGCACGCAGCCCGTATCCGACGCCGCCTTCCGCCGCCGATGTGGCCGCCACCCAGGCCGCTGCCTTGCGCCGGCAGGCGCGTGAAAACCACCTGGAGCCCGCTTCCGACGGCAGGGGGGCGCAGCCCCTTGAGATCGCCGACGCCCTCTTGGTCGTGGTCGAGGCGGATCGGCGACTCGACGAGATTGAGCCGCGCTTGCGCCTGGCTTGGCGTGAGGCCGGTGCGGCTGGCCAAGTGGTCCTGCTTGACCCCTATGCGCGTACCGCGCTGGAAGCCGAGCAGGTCCGCGGAATTGACGGCCGGCTGTCTTATATCCGCTGCACGCCGGATGACAGGACCGTCGCCTTGAACGCCCTGCTCTCCGAAAGGGCTTCGCAGTTCGACTCAGCTGTCCTGATCGGCGAGGGCGTCAAGCCGGAACCGGGCGCGGCGCGACGCCTCGCAGCCTGGCTGCGGGCGTGTCCGCAGGCGGCGCTGGCGGCTGGCGTGGTGCTGGACGGCGTAGGCCGTTGCGAGGGAATCGGCGTCATCGCAGGGCCGGGCGGCGGCCTGGCGCCAGCATGGTCGGGCCGCTTGCTCGCCGAGGCCGGGCCAGATGGCCGCCGCGCCCGGCGCTGTACGGGTGCCAGCCTAGACCTGGCCGCCGTGCGCACCGCCGTTTTCACCCAAGGCGGCGGCTTCAGCAGCCACCTGAGCGGTCTGTGGCGGGATGTCGACCTGGCGCTGAGGCTGGAGCCTACGGGCTGGAGCATTCTCGTCGACCCCGAAGCCGTCGCCCGGCGCATCGGCGACCCTGCCGAGCTTGATGCGGAGATGGCGCGATGGTTCCGCCATCGATGGAGTCAGCGTCTGGCGGCTCAGGACCCGTTCTACAGCCCCCTGCTGTCGTCCGACCTCACCCATCGCACCGGGACGCTAGAGTATGTTTGGTCGGCGGGACGCCGAACCAGCCGAGAGGGGCCTGCTGACTTGGGCCAGGCGCGGCCGCGTCTCAGTCCTTCGAGCTACCCGGTGGCGGCATGA